From Weissella diestrammenae, a single genomic window includes:
- the rplW gene encoding 50S ribosomal protein L23, whose translation MDARDIILRPIITEQTMSVLDEKRYTFEVDVRATKPQIKRAIEEIFDVKVEKINTANVRGKLKRQGRFAGYTKKRKKATVKLSAASSDIQLFNEN comes from the coding sequence ATGGACGCACGCGATATCATTTTGCGCCCGATCATCACTGAACAAACGATGAGTGTTTTGGATGAAAAACGCTACACGTTTGAAGTCGATGTTCGTGCTACTAAGCCACAAATCAAGCGCGCTATTGAAGAAATTTTTGACGTAAAAGTTGAAAAAATCAATACTGCAAATGTACGTGGAAAGTTGAAGCGTCAAGGACGTTTCGCTGGTTACACTAAGAAGCGTAAGAAGGCAACTGTTAAGTTGTCTGCTGCTTCTTCGGACATTCAATTGTTCAACGAAAACTAA
- the rplD gene encoding 50S ribosomal protein L4, with amino-acid sequence MTKVALFKQDGSNAGEVELNDAIFGIEPNNNVITDAVLMQRASLRQGTHAVKNRSAVRGGGRKPWRQKGTGRARQGSIRSPQWRGGGIVFGPTPRSYAYKLPKKVYRLALKSVLSQKVLDSALVIVDALAFDAPKTKDFKAVLNNLNVNEKTLVVLDDNNTNAALAARNIENVTVMTAKGVNVLDVINNDKLVVVQSALSQVEEVLA; translated from the coding sequence ATGACTAAGGTTGCTTTATTTAAGCAAGATGGTTCAAATGCCGGAGAAGTTGAGTTAAACGACGCAATTTTTGGGATTGAGCCTAATAATAATGTCATCACTGACGCTGTTTTGATGCAACGCGCATCACTACGTCAAGGAACACACGCTGTCAAGAACCGCTCTGCAGTTCGTGGTGGTGGGCGTAAGCCTTGGCGTCAAAAGGGAACTGGTCGTGCCCGTCAAGGGTCTATTCGTAGCCCACAATGGCGTGGTGGAGGAATCGTCTTCGGACCTACGCCTCGTTCATATGCCTACAAGTTACCTAAGAAGGTATACCGTTTGGCATTGAAGTCAGTGTTGTCACAAAAAGTTTTGGATTCTGCTTTGGTAATTGTTGATGCATTGGCATTTGACGCACCAAAGACGAAAGACTTCAAGGCTGTATTGAACAATTTGAACGTTAACGAAAAGACGTTGGTTGTCTTAGATGACAACAATACTAACGCCGCATTAGCAGCACGTAACATTGAAAATGTTACAGTAATGACTGCTAAGGGTGTTAACGTACTTGATGTTATCAACAACGATAAGTTGGTTGTTGTTCAATCAGCATTGTCACAAGTTGAGGAGGTTTTGGCATAA